The Synechocystis sp. PCC 6714 genome includes the window GGCTTTTTGCCCATTGCTAATTTTCCCCATGGACCAGGATCAATACCTCAGTAGTTACGATTACCAACTGCCTCCCCAATGCATTGCCCAAAGTCCCGCTGTCCCCAGGGACCATTCCCGCCTGTTGGTGGTCAAAGATCAATTCACTGTGAACCACGAACATTTTTACGATTTGGGGAATTATTTGAATTCGGGGGATTTATTAGTTCTTAATGACACCAAAGTAATGCCAGCCCGGCTACACGGTAAAAAGGACAACGGCGTGGCGGTGGAAATTTTACTGCTGACAGAATGTAGGGAAAACCAATGGATTGCCCTGGTTAAACCTGGCAAAAGATTAAAGCTGGGGGCAAAAGTTAAATTTACTGCTCGGGATGGGGAAAAGCCCGATCTCTGGGCTACTATTCTGCAACGGGACGAGGCCACTGGGGGGCGATTGCTCGAGTTTGCGTTGGAGCCAGGTCAACGGCTTTGGGACGTACTCCCGGACTATGGCGAAATTCCTTTTCCCCCCTACATCGGCGATCGCCAAGCTACGGATGATCAGTATCAGACCATTTATGCAGAAAAGTTAGGGGCAGTGGCGGCCCCCACAGCGGGATTGCATTTCACCGAGGAATTGTTCACAAAACTAACTCAACAAGGGGTACAAACAACAAAGGTTACCCTCCATGTGGGCATTGGTACCTTCCGTCCGGTGGAAACAGAAAATATTCTCAACCACGTTATGCACCAGGAATGGATAGATGTGCCCCCAACGGCGGTGGAGGCCATTGCTCAAACTAAGGCCAATGGAGGGAGAATTTTTGCAGTGGGCACCACAGTGGTGCGCTGTTTAGAAGGCATGGCCCAGGAGTGCAATTTCCCCTCGCAGCCGTTGCAACCCTTTCGAGGCCAGACGGATCTGTTTATCTACCCTGGTTACCAATGGCGCTTGGTGGAGGGATTAATTACCAACTTTCACTTGCCTAAGTCCAGTTTGCTGATGTTGGTCAGTGCCCTGATCAGTCGCCCCCGGTTAATGGCAATTTACGAAACGGCGATCGCCAAGGGTTACCGGTTTTATTCCTTCGGGGATGCCATGGTAATTTTGCCGGAAGCTTGCCAAGGTAGGGAAACAGCGGAAAAAAGCTAGAGGGCAAACCAGTCCAGAAATTAGTCTAGGTTCAGTGAAGTTTTCCTAGAAGTAGTCCAGTTTTTCCAAGTCAAACTGGGCCGTTACCTGGGCTAAACAGTCTAAATTTTCCCGCTCAGTATCTGTGAGATAGGGCACAATTCCCACAACGGGCAAATGGGTAAAGGACTCCAGCATCGACGGAGTGGCCCAGTCCTCTAACTTCGCCTCAGCATCCGGGGTAGCACAACTAAGCACCAATCCCTTTAGTTTCACCTTTGTTTCCCTTGCCAAGGCCACCTGGGCGATCGCCTGGCCCATGGCCCCCAATTGCACCGGCACCACCAAAATGGTTTCCAAGTGCCAAAGGCCCGCAATATCCGCCACCGTCAGCTCATGGGTGACGGGGGACCCCAAACTCCCCAGGGCTTCCACCAGCACATGGCCATGGTTTTGTTGCATTGTCTGCAAAGTCTGCCACACTACCCCTAAATCAATGGTTTTGCCTTCCTGGTCAGCGGCCAAAGGAGGGGCTAGGGGAGCGGCAAATTTCAGCGGCGTCACCACATCCCAATGGGTTAGATGGCCAAATAATTTTTGGTAAAGTTCATCATCCCCCAGCCCTGTTTGCATCAGCTTCATTAATCCGAAAGACTGATCTTTGCCATACCTCTGCCAGTAGGCCGCCAAGGCTGAAGTGGTGACCGTTTTCCCCACCCCGGTGTCGCAACCCACAACTAACAAAGTTTTTTGGTCAACGGCTCGGGAAAAATTCGACATGGGGAGCAAAAACAGAGGGGGAAAGTTATTTTGGACTTCGCAAAACTTAAGCAGATAGGCGAGGAAAGAATCCGCTATGATTGGATGGGAACCCCTTGGTTAGTCTGGGGGGAACACCGTTAATTTGCCATGACATGGGGGTAAAGTGTCTGCCGTGAGCCGTATCGCCACTTTAACACGTCAATCGATGCTGTCTGCCTTATCTGACAACAATCGTTTACGTCTTTTTTCCGGATCATCTAACCCATCTTTATCCCAAGAAGTGGCCCGTTACCTGGGCATGGACATCGGTCCAATGTTGCGTAAACGCTTTGCCGATGGTGAACTCTACATCCAAATTCAAGAATCGATCCGGGGCGGTGACGTTTATTTGATCCAGCCCTGTTGCCATCCGGTCAACGATAACCTGATGGAATTATTGATCATGATCGATGCCTGTCGCCGTGCCTCAGCCCGCCAGATCACTGCAGTCTTGCCCTATTACGGTTATGCCCGGGCAGATCGTAAAACCGCTGGCCGGGAATCCATTTCCGCTAAGTTGGTGGCCAATCTAATTACCGGCGCTGGAGCCCAACGGGTGTTAGCCATGGATCTTCATTCGGCCCAGATCCAAGGTTACTTTGACATTCCCTGTGATCATATGTACGGTTCCCCCGTTATTATTGACTATCTAAAAAGTAAGCAACTAAGTGACTTAGTGGTAGTTTCCCCGGACGTAGGGGGCGTAGCCCGGGCCCGGGCCTTTGCCAAAAAGCTAAACGATGCGCCCTTAGCCATTATTGATAAACGTCGTCAGAGTCATAACGTGGCAGAAGTATTAAACCTGATTGGCGACGTGGACGGAAAAACCGCCGTGTTAGTGGACGACATGATCGACACCGCTGGTACTTTGTCGGAGGGTTCCCGTTTGCTCCGGGCCCAGGGGGCTCGCCAGGTATATGCCTGTGCTACCCATGCTGTTTTCTCGGAGCCGGCCATCAATCGTCTTTCCGGTGGCTTGTTTGAAGAAGTGATTGTCACCAACACCATCCCCGTACCCGACGACCATCAATTTCCCCAACTGACCACCCTTTCTGTGGCTAATTTAATTGGAGAAGCAATTTGGCGTATTCACGAAGAAAGCTCCGTCAGCAGTATGTTCCGCTAGAAAAAATTGTTGTGGACAATGGTAAAGCTGGATAACTGGACTGGCCGAAGCTGGGACGGGGTGATAGTCTTGGTTAAGTAATTTGAAGCTAATGCCGTCCTGGGCCATGCCTTGGTTCGGCGTTACCTTTGGCTATGCTAGTAGTTGGGTGGTCAATGCCGTCATCCAGTTATTATTTTGGGATTTGTTTGCCAGCTTTGCTCTGCGCCTAATTCTATTGCCTCAATTGCTCAGTCTTGAGGAATTCTCAATATAGATTTCCACTGGGCATTTCCCCTTTTCCATCTCAATTTCCTCGGAGGCCAAGCCATGTCTATGCCATCTATACCTAAATTTTCCCAAGCCAAATTTTCTAAAAAACTACTCGCGCTCCTCTCCCTCAGTGGTGTTTTAGTGATGGGCTTGCCTGCCATCAGTTTTGCCCAGGGCAACTCTGGGTTCACTATTTTTAGTGGGGTGGATAATCGTAGTGATATTTTAGATTACTACTTACAATTCAACGGTCGTTCCGGCCAA containing:
- the queA gene encoding tRNA preQ1(34) S-adenosylmethionine ribosyltransferase-isomerase QueA, which gives rise to MDQDQYLSSYDYQLPPQCIAQSPAVPRDHSRLLVVKDQFTVNHEHFYDLGNYLNSGDLLVLNDTKVMPARLHGKKDNGVAVEILLLTECRENQWIALVKPGKRLKLGAKVKFTARDGEKPDLWATILQRDEATGGRLLEFALEPGQRLWDVLPDYGEIPFPPYIGDRQATDDQYQTIYAEKLGAVAAPTAGLHFTEELFTKLTQQGVQTTKVTLHVGIGTFRPVETENILNHVMHQEWIDVPPTAVEAIAQTKANGGRIFAVGTTVVRCLEGMAQECNFPSQPLQPFRGQTDLFIYPGYQWRLVEGLITNFHLPKSSLLMLVSALISRPRLMAIYETAIAKGYRFYSFGDAMVILPEACQGRETAEKS
- the bioD gene encoding dethiobiotin synthase, yielding MSNFSRAVDQKTLLVVGCDTGVGKTVTTSALAAYWQRYGKDQSFGLMKLMQTGLGDDELYQKLFGHLTHWDVVTPLKFAAPLAPPLAADQEGKTIDLGVVWQTLQTMQQNHGHVLVEALGSLGSPVTHELTVADIAGLWHLETILVVPVQLGAMGQAIAQVALARETKVKLKGLVLSCATPDAEAKLEDWATPSMLESFTHLPVVGIVPYLTDTERENLDCLAQVTAQFDLEKLDYF
- a CDS encoding ribose-phosphate pyrophosphokinase, which encodes MSAVSRIATLTRQSMLSALSDNNRLRLFSGSSNPSLSQEVARYLGMDIGPMLRKRFADGELYIQIQESIRGGDVYLIQPCCHPVNDNLMELLIMIDACRRASARQITAVLPYYGYARADRKTAGRESISAKLVANLITGAGAQRVLAMDLHSAQIQGYFDIPCDHMYGSPVIIDYLKSKQLSDLVVVSPDVGGVARARAFAKKLNDAPLAIIDKRRQSHNVAEVLNLIGDVDGKTAVLVDDMIDTAGTLSEGSRLLRAQGARQVYACATHAVFSEPAINRLSGGLFEEVIVTNTIPVPDDHQFPQLTTLSVANLIGEAIWRIHEESSVSSMFR